TCTTCTCAAAAGCTTAAGGCATCAGGTGAAGAAGTAGGAAGAATTGCTGAAGAGATTAAAGATATAGTTTCTCAGTTTAAGGTATAATGTATAATCTTAGGTCAATTAGGCTCCCTCCTTTAGAGGGAGCCTATAGATTTATTTTATGTTTTATTTTATGTTTTAATCTTTTTCCTCTTCTTCCTGGTTAGAAATTCTAGAAAGAAGCCCATGGTGTTTCATCTTAGTCCTCAGTTGTTTTCTTGAGATGCCTAACAACTGAGCCGCTTTAGTTTGGTTCCATCCAGTTTCTTCTAATGCTTTAAGGATAAGACTTTTTTCCATTTCTAATAAGTTTAAGGTATTTGAGGGAGAAATTTCTTTTTCTTTTGAGCCTAAAATTCTTTTTGGGAGATGCTTTAGGGAAATTACTCCAGAGGTAGAAAGAATAACCGCTCTTTCTATCACATGCATAAGTTCTCTTACATTGCCAGGCCATTCGTAGTTTATCAACATGTCCATCACCTCAGGTTCTACCATCGGTATAGGACGATTGTTTTCCTTAGCAAATTTTTGGACAAAATGCTGTATAAGAAGAGGAATATCTTCTTTTCTTTCCCTAAGGGGAGGTAGGTGCACCCTTACTACGTTAAGCCTCCAGTATAGGTCTTCTCTGAAAGAGCCTTCTTTAACCGCGTTTTCGAGATCTCTGTTGGTAGCAGCAATCACCCTTACATCAACCTTGATTTTGTTAAGTCCTCCCAACCTTTGAAATTCCTTTTCTTGCAAGAATCTTAAAAACTTTTTTTGTAGACTTGTAGGTAATTCTCCTATCTCGTCTAAAAATACAGTGCCCCCGTTAGCTAACTCTAAAAGTCCTATTTTTTTCTCTGTAGCTCCGGTAAATGCTCCTTTTTCGTATCCAAAAAGTTCGCTTTCTAAAAGATTCTCTGGAAGGGTAGTGCAGTCAACCACTATAAACGGACGGTCTTTTCTTTTGGAGAGCCTATGGATTGCCCTTGCTATCAGTTCTTTACCTGTACCAGATTCTCCAGTAATAAGCACGTTAGAGTTACTATCAGCTACCATTTCTATTATATAAAAAATTTCTTTCATTACCGAACTTTTAGCTATGATCTCTGGAAATTTATGAGAGATATCTTCTTTATAGTCTAATTTTTCATGTTTAGAGATGGCATCTTTGATTACCTCAACCAGAAGGTTAGGGTCAACAGGTTTTACCAGATAATGAAAAGCCCCTAATTTCATAGCCTCTACAGCTTTTTCGATCGTTCCATAAGCAGTAAGCATGATTACCGGCAATACGATGTTTTCTTTTTTTAGCCACCTTAACATTTCTATCCCATCCATCCCAGGAAGCCTATAATCGAGAAGTAGACAGTGAGGTTTGTGTTTTCTAAGCTGAAAAATACCCTCTTCTACAGTTTGGGCGGTTATTATAGTGTAATCATGTTTTTTGAGGATGGTAGAAATGGTTTTTAGACTGTTTATCTCATCATCTATAAAAAGTATTTTATAGTTCATGCCTTATCGGGAGGAAAACTTTAAATTCTGTCCCTTCTTCTTTTTTACTGAAAACAGATATCTTGCCTCCATGTTCTCTAACGATTTTTTCTACACAAGCAAGTCCCAGTCCTGATCCTGTAACTTTAGTAGTAAAAAACGGTTCAAATACCTTATCTAACAACTCCTCTGGGATCCCTTCGCCGGTATCTTTTACAGAAATAACTACCAATCCCCCTTCTCTTTGTGTCGCAACCGAGATTTTATCTCCTTTTTTCGTAGCGTCTCCAGCGTTTACCAAAAGGTTCAACACCACCTGTTTGAGTTGATAGGGGTCAAAATAAAACTCAGGTATAGAAGGATCTAAACTTAATTCTATTTGTTTTCCTTCTTCTTCAAACTCAGGTTTCACCAAATTTATTATTTCTTTTATGATATTATTAATCTGCGTTTTTTCAAGTTTTAAAGGAACAGGCCTTGCATAAGTTAAAAAACCGGTGATCAGTTCATTTAATCTTTGGGTTTCTTTGTCTATGATAGAAAGAAATTCCTGCAAAATTTTACCTTTAAAGTTGGTTTTAAGGTAAGAACAAGCAGCCTTAATAGAGTTTAACGGATTTTTGATTTCATGAGCAACCACCATGGCCATCTCTGAAACCGCAGAATATTTTTCAAGCTTAATTTTTTCTTTGGTGGCTTTATCAAGTTGTTCCATATAAGACCTTAGGTCTGCTACCATCTTATTAAAACTTTCTATTACATAACCTAACTCATCACCACATGAATACTTATAAACAAAACAGTCTTCACACTCAATTTTTAAAACACTCTTACACCATTTTTTCGAATCTTCGTTAAGCCAACATCTGGTTTTTCCGTAAGAAGGGCATTGATAATCTTTACACTGGTAAAAGTCTTTACATAAAATAAGGTTTTCGTTTTCACAAAATTCAAACTCGTTAGCCTGCATTTTTTGAATACTTTTTTTAAGTTTGTTTAGTGGCTTGGTTAGGGTGATAGAAATAAAATAGGAAACTACAAGTGCTGCCAACAGAAACCCACCTGACACAAAAAGCATATAATTTTTTAACGTCCTTACGGATTGTTCTATAAAATCATTGATGTCTGCCTCTGAAACTCCTACCCTAACCGCACCTAAAGAAAAGTCTTCCTTGAAAACCGGACGGTTAAAGTGTTTTATCCCATTATTATCTAAACTTTCCCAGGTTTTGAAGGTAGAATCATTTACAGGAATAAATTGGCCTAATTGAGAAGGGTTGGTATGGGCTACTATCCTTCCGTTTTTATCAACAACCATCACATATACTATCCCTGGAAGGTTTTTTAGAGAACTTACCTTTTCTTCCAGTTTAAGAGGGTCAAAAAAGACCAACCAGTCTACCACCTCTAAAGAAAAGTTTTCTAAGTTATGGTTTAGTCCTTCATAATATTGTTTTTTTAAGGAGTTTTTTTGGTAGTTTATTATCAAAACATTTACGCTAAAAAGTAATAAGGTTATCAAAAACAAAAAAGAAAGAAAGATTCTGCTTTTAATGCTAAAACTTCTTAAAAGTTTATAAAAAGGTGATAAAAAATCTTTACGGATTAACATATCTTTTTATAGGTTCAAATTCTTTATCTTCCACAGGTTTAAATTTTTTTACTTTCAGGTTTTTCAGGATAGAAGCAGGTAGATGAATGAGTGATTCTTGGACTTTTTTGGCAAGGTCCTTGTCTGCTTTAACCACCGCCCATGGCCAGTTTGGTAAAAACTCTGTTGGGGTCAAAACTTTTATCTGAGAAAGATCTACTTCTTTTCCAAAAACACCAAGAGCTGCCTCTCTTATGAACCCTGCGTCTGCTTCTTTTTTATACACCCCGATGATTACCCTTTCTTGCCTTTTTACATCTACTAACCGAAAATCTCGCCTTAAATTGTATCCTCTCTTTTCTAAATAAATTTTTTGCGAAAGAAATCCTCCAGCAGAATAGGGAGAAACTATGAAAATTCTTTTGTTTTTTAAATTTTCTATCTTTTTAATCGGGCTATCTTTTCTTACGATAATAACACCTCTAAACCTGTCTCCTCCACATACCTCACTTGGTTCATCTATACAATCTTCTCCCACAGTTAGGGCTATGGCTTTTGCATGCCCAGATTTCGACAGAAGAGCATAAACATAGGGATTTTGATAGGCAAAGTGTACTTCTTTTTTCTTTACTAAGGTGATAAATTCTTCGAAATTTTTAGGGATGACAATTTTAAACTCCTTTCCTGTCTTTTCTGAAAGATACTTCATCAAAGGATCAAACCTCTGATAGATAGTAAGCGGACTGTAAAGAGGTAAAATGGCAACCTTTATGGTATCAGGCCCGTATTTTATTAAATCCTTTCCTTTAAATAATTTTATCAGTACTCTTATGTAGTCAAAGTCTCTGTCTTCAGCAGGCACAAGTTTTTCTATCTGCAGGTTAGTTAAAACCTCTTTAGGAAGAGACACAAGGATTTCTTTTAATAACTGTTTCTCTTTTAAAGCAGAGGTTGAAGCAATCAAAAATACAGGCACTTTTTCAGAGGACTTTATTACTTTAAGACCTGAGGTTAAATAAGGTTTGGCTATCGATTCACTTAAGGCTCCTACCTCATAATCTCCTATCAATACAGAGAGAGCAATCCTTTTTTCCTGACCTAAAAAATCTACCTTAGAAAAGTCTTTTAAAGAAAGTTCTAAGTCTTTTAGCATGGACAAAGGGATTAGATAACTGAAAGAAGAATTTTTATCCCCTAAGGCAAGCCGTTTGTTAACAGCATCAAAAATCCTTTCTATTCCTGAATTTTCTTTGGTTACAAAAATGCTGCTTGCCTCTCCCTGTCCTCCCTTGGGCTTAACTAGAGGAAAAATCTTTTGAGGATAAAGGGCCTTTAATTCGCAGTAAAAAGCTGGGTCTATCATTAGAAGATGTAGTTTATCCTCTGCCACTTTTTGGGTTAGCTCTTCAAAGTTGGCTGAGATGTCTATCGAAACAGGTTTTTTAAGTTGATTTTCTAAATAGGTTTTTAAAGGATAAAGCTGTAAAAAGGTTTGTTGAGGAGAGCTTACGTTTAAGACCCCTATAACTAAAGGAGGTCCGTTTAAAACCTCCGAGGGCTTATTTTCCTGAGTTTGTCTTCCTTTGTCTTTAAAACACCCGGATAATAAAAACCCTAAGAAGATGGTTAAAAATAGAGCCCAAAACCTATTTCTTTTTAACATCTTCTAAATACTCTCTAACGCTAAGTGCGGCTACAGCGCCCTCACCACAGGCAATCACTATTTGCCTAAAGGGTTTACTAACGCAGTCTCCACAGGCAAAAATTCCCTTCTGAGAGGTTTCCATCTTTTTATCTGTAATTATAAAACCGTTAGGGTCTAACTCTACGAAACCTTTTAACCAAGAGGTATTAGGCTCATATCCTATAAAAATAAAGACCCCAGAAACTTCTAAATATTTTAGTTCTCCTGTTTTTTTATCTAAAACCTTTATCCTTTCTACCTTGTGTTTTCCTTCGATAGCCTCTACGGTCGAGTTCAAGATTATCTCAATCTTAGGGTTTTTAAAAACCAAATTTTGCAAATAGGCCTCAGCCCTAAACTTATCTCTTCGGTGAATTAAAAAAATCTTCTTTACAAACTTGGTAAGTTCTAAGGCTTCTTTAAGAGCCGAATCTCCACCTCCTACTACAGCCACCATCTCATCCTTAAAAAAAGGTCCGTCACAGGTAGCACAAAAAGAAACTCCCTTGCCTATCAATTCCTTTTCCCCAGGAATACCTAATTTTTTAGGGGATGCCCCTAAAGCTAAGATCACCGCATAACTTAAAACGTAGGTCTTGTCAGAAAACCAGATTTTAAAAAGTTCCTGTTCTTTTTCTATACTAACGACTTCTTTTGATAATAAGTTCAACCCTAATCTTTCTACTTGCTTAACCATCTTTTCTATCAAGTCAAACCCTGATATACCTTCAGGAAATCCGGGATAGTTTTCTATCTGTTCTGTAAGGACTACCTGACCACCTAAAAAGTTTTTTTCTATAAGTAGAGTGTTTAGCATCCCCCTTTGAGCATAAAGATAGGCAGTAAGACCTGCAGGCCCTCCACCTATTATGGTTAGATCATAAGTAGTTTGTTGGGTCATTTTGGTTTCCCATTTTACTTTTTTTAGTTTTATATTATAATTTCTTTTTAAATTTTATTAAGAGGTGAAAAGATGTGTAAAGAATGTGGGTGTGGATTGGTTAATCATCCTTCAGAAGGATCGGAAAAACATCATGAACACCACCATGGACATACCCATTCCAAGGAAACCTTGCAACTTCTTGAAGACATCATGAAATATAACGAATTTCAGGCAAGACATAACAGGGAACATTTTGAAGAATATGGAATTTACGCCATAAACCTTATGAGTGCCCCAGGTTCTGGGAAAACTACCTTGTTAGAAAAAACTATAGAACTTCTTTCAGGAAAGTTAAGGATTGGGGTGATAGAAGGGGACTTAGAGACAGAAAGAGACGCTGAAAGGATAAGGAAAAAAGGAGTCCCTGTGTATCAAATAACCACAGGCAGTGCCTGCCATTTAGACGCCTCTTTAATTCATAAAGCTATGCATAAACTTCCGATGGATCAGATCGACCTTCTTTTTGTAGAAAACATAGGGAATCTTGTTTGTCCTGCAAGCTATGACCTTGGCACCCATCTTAACGTCACCCTTCTTTCAGTGCCTGAAGGAGAAGACAAACCAGAAAAATATCCTCTTATTTTTAAGGTTTCTCAGTTGGTGGTTATCACCAAGATAGATTTGCTTCCCTACTTTGACTTTGACCTGGAAAAGGTAAAAGCCCAGATACAAAAGATCAATCCTAAGGCTCAGATTATCGCCCTTTCTGCCAAAACAGGAGAAGGGTTTGACCTTTGGGTTAAATTTTTAGAGGATTCCTATAATCAACATAAAAAATCTCTCAGATAGAGGAAAGGTTATGGGAGTTGAAAAACTTTTGTTAGCTCATGGAGGAGGCGGAGAGGAAACCTTATCTTTGATAAAAGATTTTATTCTCAAATATTTTACCAACCCTATTCTTGAGCCTCTTGAAGATGCAGCTTTACTAACCAATCAAATTTCTCGATTGGCTTTCACCATAGATGGTTTTACCGTAAAACCTATCTTCTTTAAAGGTGGCAACATAGGAAAACTTGCTGTAACTGGCACGGTAAATGATTTAGTGGTAATGGGGGCTAAACCTTTATATCTTACGGTAGGTTTTATCATCGAAGAAGGGTTTAAAATCAAAGATTTAGAAAAGATTTTACAGTCTATG
Above is a genomic segment from Thermodesulfobacterium commune DSM 2178 containing:
- a CDS encoding sigma-54-dependent transcriptional regulator is translated as MNYKILFIDDEINSLKTISTILKKHDYTIITAQTVEEGIFQLRKHKPHCLLLDYRLPGMDGIEMLRWLKKENIVLPVIMLTAYGTIEKAVEAMKLGAFHYLVKPVDPNLLVEVIKDAISKHEKLDYKEDISHKFPEIIAKSSVMKEIFYIIEMVADSNSNVLITGESGTGKELIARAIHRLSKRKDRPFIVVDCTTLPENLLESELFGYEKGAFTGATEKKIGLLELANGGTVFLDEIGELPTSLQKKFLRFLQEKEFQRLGGLNKIKVDVRVIAATNRDLENAVKEGSFREDLYWRLNVVRVHLPPLRERKEDIPLLIQHFVQKFAKENNRPIPMVEPEVMDMLINYEWPGNVRELMHVIERAVILSTSGVISLKHLPKRILGSKEKEISPSNTLNLLEMEKSLILKALEETGWNQTKAAQLLGISRKQLRTKMKHHGLLSRISNQEEEEKD
- a CDS encoding ATP-binding protein, with the protein product MLIRKDFLSPFYKLLRSFSIKSRIFLSFLFLITLLLFSVNVLIINYQKNSLKKQYYEGLNHNLENFSLEVVDWLVFFDPLKLEEKVSSLKNLPGIVYVMVVDKNGRIVAHTNPSQLGQFIPVNDSTFKTWESLDNNGIKHFNRPVFKEDFSLGAVRVGVSEADINDFIEQSVRTLKNYMLFVSGGFLLAALVVSYFISITLTKPLNKLKKSIQKMQANEFEFCENENLILCKDFYQCKDYQCPSYGKTRCWLNEDSKKWCKSVLKIECEDCFVYKYSCGDELGYVIESFNKMVADLRSYMEQLDKATKEKIKLEKYSAVSEMAMVVAHEIKNPLNSIKAACSYLKTNFKGKILQEFLSIIDKETQRLNELITGFLTYARPVPLKLEKTQINNIIKEIINLVKPEFEEEGKQIELSLDPSIPEFYFDPYQLKQVVLNLLVNAGDATKKGDKISVATQREGGLVVISVKDTGEGIPEELLDKVFEPFFTTKVTGSGLGLACVEKIVREHGGKISVFSKKEEGTEFKVFLPIRHEL
- a CDS encoding PhnD/SsuA/transferrin family substrate-binding protein — protein: MLKRNRFWALFLTIFLGFLLSGCFKDKGRQTQENKPSEVLNGPPLVIGVLNVSSPQQTFLQLYPLKTYLENQLKKPVSIDISANFEELTQKVAEDKLHLLMIDPAFYCELKALYPQKIFPLVKPKGGQGEASSIFVTKENSGIERIFDAVNKRLALGDKNSSFSYLIPLSMLKDLELSLKDFSKVDFLGQEKRIALSVLIGDYEVGALSESIAKPYLTSGLKVIKSSEKVPVFLIASTSALKEKQLLKEILVSLPKEVLTNLQIEKLVPAEDRDFDYIRVLIKLFKGKDLIKYGPDTIKVAILPLYSPLTIYQRFDPLMKYLSEKTGKEFKIVIPKNFEEFITLVKKKEVHFAYQNPYVYALLSKSGHAKAIALTVGEDCIDEPSEVCGGDRFRGVIIVRKDSPIKKIENLKNKRIFIVSPYSAGGFLSQKIYLEKRGYNLRRDFRLVDVKRQERVIIGVYKKEADAGFIREAALGVFGKEVDLSQIKVLTPTEFLPNWPWAVVKADKDLAKKVQESLIHLPASILKNLKVKKFKPVEDKEFEPIKRYVNP
- the trxB gene encoding thioredoxin-disulfide reductase, encoding MTQQTTYDLTIIGGGPAGLTAYLYAQRGMLNTLLIEKNFLGGQVVLTEQIENYPGFPEGISGFDLIEKMVKQVERLGLNLLSKEVVSIEKEQELFKIWFSDKTYVLSYAVILALGASPKKLGIPGEKELIGKGVSFCATCDGPFFKDEMVAVVGGGDSALKEALELTKFVKKIFLIHRRDKFRAEAYLQNLVFKNPKIEIILNSTVEAIEGKHKVERIKVLDKKTGELKYLEVSGVFIFIGYEPNTSWLKGFVELDPNGFIITDKKMETSQKGIFACGDCVSKPFRQIVIACGEGAVAALSVREYLEDVKKK
- the hypB gene encoding hydrogenase nickel incorporation protein HypB, coding for MCKECGCGLVNHPSEGSEKHHEHHHGHTHSKETLQLLEDIMKYNEFQARHNREHFEEYGIYAINLMSAPGSGKTTLLEKTIELLSGKLRIGVIEGDLETERDAERIRKKGVPVYQITTGSACHLDASLIHKAMHKLPMDQIDLLFVENIGNLVCPASYDLGTHLNVTLLSVPEGEDKPEKYPLIFKVSQLVVITKIDLLPYFDFDLEKVKAQIQKINPKAQIIALSAKTGEGFDLWVKFLEDSYNQHKKSLR